The proteins below are encoded in one region of Portunus trituberculatus isolate SZX2019 chromosome 17, ASM1759143v1, whole genome shotgun sequence:
- the LOC123504786 gene encoding 60S ribosomal protein L30-like, producing the protein MAPTKKSKKAIESINSRLALVMKSGKYVLGYRQTLKCLRAGKAKLVIIANNTPSLRKSEIEYYAMLAKTGVHHYSGNNIELGTACGKYFRVCSLAITDPGDSDIIRTMPTE; encoded by the exons ATGGCTCCCACCAAGAAGTCC AAAAAGGCCATTGAGAGCATCAACTCTCGGCTGGCCCTGGTGATGAAGTCTGGCAAGTACGTCCTGGGATACCGACAGACGCTGAAGTGCCTGCGTGCTGGCAAGGCAAAGCTTGTCATTATTGCCAACAACACTCCATCACTCAG GAAGTCCGAGATTGAATACTATGCCATGTTGGCAAAAACTGGAGTGCATCACTATTCTGGCAACAACATTGAGCTTGGAACAGCATGTGGTAAATACTTCAGGGTGTGCTCACTGGCCATTACTGATCCTGGTGACTCTGACATTATCCGCACCATGCCCACTGAATAG
- the LOC123504780 gene encoding UDP-GalNAc:beta-1,3-N-acetylgalactosaminyltransferase 2-like, whose protein sequence is MERSSIRQAAAVFLPALFVPLLLHLLSLRGAPPPRRLIVGVLSARDHLSERQVIRQTWGSALQGLPDVEMKFVLGDQDCAVPPADRISPDGCEVWHPRKRDWESSKLRQFFKSHYSQYKKNFRSLDDCYIGLGFRVLHPVIVEKFLVHREILKESNNTVVIFSDPEEVIEQVVLSHSVCHDEGDLCSIKLSSFLRLPKGFEGELRLFSLEEKEELCGEGLYDFNDTKKWVCDWNNSSVLEYKFLRTRRNTLIQWHKSSCPLVSAKYTVADKSALKQHKETQAERAEEWKQHLADLQLKLEEEQNHHSDLLILPHLDVYNNLPHKVMAYLSWTAYKQNSFYLMKVDDDTFVNVNLLSMLTEVQSEEDQAWWSLFHYRRSVPAYGKWADFTYPSLTYPTFPAGSGYVMTKSLVHAVVDAQHHLVPHGGEDVSMGIWVSSVSARARHVEVPCWLPHLDCSESVLVPQLSVQQMVEVWHNQTNIIQ, encoded by the exons ATGGAAAGGAGCAGCATCAGACAGGCGGCGGCTGTGTTCCTGCCAGCCCTCTTTGTACCGCTGCTCCTGCATCTGCTGTCTTTGCGAGGAG CACCACCTCCCAGGCGACTCATCGTGGGAGTGTTGTCAGCAAGAGATCATTTGTCTGAGCGCCAAGTAATAAGACAGACATGGGGTTCAGCATTGCAAGGACTGCCAGACGTAGAGATGAAATTTGTACTGGGAGACCAGGATTGTGCTGTTCCCCCAGCTGATCGAATCTCTCCGGATGGTTGTGAAGTGTGGCACCCgaggaagagag aCTGGGAAAGTTCTAAGCTAAGACAATTCTTCAAAAGTCATTATAGTCAATACAAGAAAAATTTTAGAAGTTTGGATGACTGCTATATTGGACTTGGATTCAGAGTTCTCCATCCAGTCATTGTAGAGAAATTCTTGGTgcacagagaaattttgaagGAGTCAAATAATACGGTTGTCATATTTAGTGACCCAGAAGAAGTGATTGAGCAGGTCGTATTATCACACAGTGTTTGCCATGATGAAGGTGACTTATGCAGCATCAAGTTATCATCTTTCCTACGCTTGCCTAAAGGATTTGAGGGTGAGCTGAGGTTGTTCAgcttggaagagaaggaagagctaTGTGGAGAGGGATTGTATGACTTCAATGACACAAAAAAATGG GTTTGTGATTGGAATAACAGTTCAGTTTTAGAGTACAAGTTCCTTCGCACAAGAAGGAACACACTAATACAATGGCACAAGTCTTCCTGTCCTCTAGTATCAGCAAAATATACTGTTGCAG ACAAGTCAGCTCTTAAACAACACAAGGAGACCCAAGCAGAGAGAGCTGAGGAGTGGAAGCAACACTTAGCCGATCTCCAGctcaagttggaggaggaacaaaaccaCCACAGTGATTTATTGATACTCCCACATCTTGATGTGTATAATAACTTGCCACATAAAGTAATGGCTTATTTAAGCTG GACAGCATACAAGCAAAACTCTTTCTACTTGATGAAGGTTGATGATGACACCTTTGTGAATGTGAATTTGCTAAGTATGCTCACTGAAGTACAAAGTGAAGAGGACCAAGCGTGGTGGTCACTCTTTCATTATCGCCGTTCTGTTCCTGCTTATGGGAAATGGGCAGACTTCACCTACCCATCTCTTACTTACCCAACATTTCCTGCTGGATCAGGTTATGTTATGACAA AGTCTCTGGTGCATGCTGTGGTGGATGCACAACATCATTTGGTACCCCATGGGGGTGAGGATGTCAGTATGGGCATCTGGGTGTCTTCAGTGAGTGCCAGAGCAAGGCATGTTGAAGTCCCTTGTTGGTTGCCTCATCTTGACTGCTCAGAAAGTGTTCTTGTTCCTCAGTTATCAGTCCAACAAATGGTTGAAGTGTGGCATAATCAGACAAATATCATACAATAA